Proteins from a genomic interval of Orbaceae bacterium lpD02:
- a CDS encoding alpha-L-glutamate ligase-like protein, translating into MISLIKTWKKLNEKGIMGINQRNADYILKYNNRHNYPLVDDKIITKQRAIAAGISVPELYGVIRTEHDISKFEQIVKNHNDFVIKPAQGSGGDGIIVIADRYDKDRYKTISGRLLRKSEIEYQLSNIITGLYSLGGMRDTAIIEYRVKPDPIFKSISYEGVPDIRIIVLMGYPIMAMLRLPTRQSNGKANLHQGAIGVGVDLATGITLNGSWFNEQIKRHPDTDNIVSNIQLPLWQKFIYLATSCYELVDLGYIGVDLVLDETKGPLILELNARPGLNIQIANDVGLYKRASVVEAHIAKLKQANKTETVEERIAFSTKHFSILS; encoded by the coding sequence ATGATCTCGTTGATTAAAACTTGGAAAAAGCTAAACGAAAAAGGCATTATGGGGATTAATCAGCGTAATGCTGATTATATTTTAAAATATAATAATCGACATAATTATCCATTAGTTGATGATAAAATTATAACGAAACAGCGCGCAATAGCCGCTGGAATAAGTGTACCTGAGCTATATGGTGTTATCCGGACTGAGCACGATATTTCAAAATTTGAGCAGATTGTAAAAAATCATAATGATTTTGTGATTAAGCCAGCGCAAGGTTCTGGTGGGGATGGCATTATTGTTATTGCTGATAGATATGACAAAGATCGCTATAAAACAATATCAGGCCGTTTGCTGCGCAAGAGTGAAATTGAATATCAATTATCAAATATTATTACCGGGCTTTATTCTCTAGGTGGTATGCGGGATACAGCTATTATTGAGTATCGAGTTAAGCCTGACCCAATATTTAAAAGTATCAGCTACGAAGGTGTACCAGACATTCGCATTATCGTATTAATGGGTTATCCTATTATGGCGATGTTACGTCTGCCAACACGACAGTCAAATGGTAAGGCTAACTTACACCAAGGCGCAATAGGGGTCGGCGTGGATTTAGCTACTGGCATAACACTAAATGGTTCTTGGTTTAATGAGCAAATTAAACGTCACCCTGATACCGATAATATTGTAAGTAATATTCAGCTACCGTTATGGCAAAAATTTATTTACTTGGCGACAAGCTGCTATGAGCTGGTTGATCTTGGTTATATTGGTGTCGATTTAGTTTTAGATGAAACGAAAGGACCACTAATCTTAGAACTGAATGCCCGACCAGGATTAAATATTCAAATCGCTAATGATGTAGGCTTATATAAAAGAGCGAGTGTAGTTGAAGCCCACATTGCTAAGTTGAAACAAGCCAATAAGACAGAAACAGTTGAAGAACGAATTGCATTTTCAACTAAGCATTTTTCAATATTAAGTTAA
- a CDS encoding inactive transglutaminase family protein translates to MRSLTLHLKIAITILLALGVAIIGYQIFVLKTPLTESEVDNLWTIDAKINFEVNGSKPVNVELYIPPKSGDYSVSNELFLASGYGQNITNQQFNRLVTWSARSVSGQQTLFYRLNLTKRFSDEIENSVRGDIWRAPIAVAGPEKVAVEKLVKEIRSKSANVATFITTTINMINDTSNSDVQLLLNNNNSIENKVKVIELVLSQAYIPIQQAHTLLLSKSTNQTPILWIRSYIQTNKSIDNRDSSNNGDGGSWYYFNPINGDVGLPDDQVVWWVGSNNIVNVENGSKVRVNFSLDKSELTAINLAKLTAEGNSLTEYSFYTLPISTQLAYQIMLMIPFGVLIILLLRNVVGVNTLGTFTPVLVALAFRETGLVFGVVFFSIIVFFGLLLRSYLEHLKLQMLPRLSIVLTFVVLLIIFVGLFSHKLGLERGLSISLFPMVILTMTIERLSITWEERGASFALKVAIGTLITASIAYAVMGYQPLAYLVFTFPAILLLLIAFMLAMGRYRGYRLLELFRFKAMLK, encoded by the coding sequence AATCGCTATTACTATTTTGCTTGCACTTGGTGTTGCAATCATTGGTTATCAAATCTTTGTCTTAAAAACACCATTAACCGAAAGCGAAGTCGATAATCTATGGACGATTGATGCCAAGATTAATTTTGAAGTAAATGGCTCGAAGCCTGTTAATGTTGAACTCTATATTCCGCCTAAAAGTGGTGATTATAGTGTGTCTAATGAGCTATTTTTAGCGAGTGGCTATGGGCAAAATATTACTAATCAGCAGTTTAATCGTTTAGTTACATGGTCAGCCAGGTCGGTATCCGGTCAACAAACGCTATTTTATCGATTAAATTTGACTAAGCGTTTTTCTGATGAAATTGAAAATAGCGTAAGAGGTGATATATGGCGTGCGCCAATTGCTGTAGCTGGGCCAGAAAAAGTTGCGGTAGAGAAGTTAGTCAAAGAAATCCGTAGCAAATCAGCTAATGTTGCAACGTTTATAACCACTACAATTAACATGATCAATGATACAAGTAATAGTGATGTACAACTGCTTTTAAATAATAATAATTCGATTGAAAATAAAGTGAAAGTAATTGAATTAGTCTTATCTCAAGCCTATATCCCGATCCAACAAGCACACACGTTACTACTAAGTAAATCGACTAATCAGACGCCAATATTGTGGATACGTAGTTATATTCAAACCAATAAATCGATTGATAATCGCGATAGTAGCAACAATGGTGATGGCGGTAGTTGGTATTACTTTAATCCAATTAATGGCGATGTTGGCCTACCTGATGATCAAGTTGTTTGGTGGGTTGGTAGTAATAACATTGTTAATGTTGAAAATGGCAGTAAAGTCAGAGTTAATTTTAGTTTAGATAAAAGCGAACTGACCGCGATTAATTTGGCTAAATTAACGGCTGAAGGCAACAGTTTAACTGAATATTCTTTCTACACCTTACCAATTTCAACTCAATTAGCTTACCAAATCATGCTGATGATCCCCTTTGGTGTGTTAATTATATTGTTATTGCGTAATGTAGTCGGCGTTAATACACTTGGCACTTTTACTCCCGTTTTAGTTGCCTTAGCATTTAGAGAGACAGGGCTTGTTTTTGGCGTAGTATTTTTCTCTATTATCGTATTTTTTGGTCTATTATTGCGCTCTTATTTAGAACATTTAAAATTGCAAATGTTACCCAGATTATCAATTGTGCTAACCTTTGTTGTACTATTAATTATTTTTGTCGGCTTATTTAGCCATAAACTAGGTCTTGAGCGAGGATTATCAATATCGCTTTTCCCAATGGTTATTTTGACGATGACTATTGAGCGTTTATCAATTACTTGGGAGGAACGTGGCGCTAGTTTTGCGTTAAAGGTGGCAATCGGAACATTGATAACGGCATCAATTGCTTATGCCGTCATGGGTTATCAACCTTTGGCTTATTTAGTCTTTACCTTCCCAGCTATTTTACTATTGCTAATTGCTTTCATGTTAGCAATGGGCCGTTATCGAGGGTATCGATTACTTGAGTTATTCCGTTTTAAAGCGATGTTAAAATAG